One Leptospira wolbachii serovar Codice str. CDC genomic region harbors:
- the mraY gene encoding phospho-N-acetylmuramoyl-pentapeptide-transferase produces RVDYGFLRVFSYVTLRAMMAGLTSMFITFLFGKALISFLLSLKFRESVRNDGPQSHAAKSGTPTMGGLIMILSLTVSTLLWGNLANLNVLLLLVSAILFAGLGFTDDYMKSVKKIKGGMRARTKFLVTIFFAVSITTLYFYFTGKSNLIATKGVVFTITDLFLPFVKGPVWNLGFLAVPFAIIVLIGSSHAVNLTDGLDGLASGTVVIATATFALISYVSGTPSAANYLHIPYLPGSHEYAVFLAGLSGALLGFLWFNCHPAQVFMGDTGSLFLGSTLGLVAIMLKKEILLVILGGIFVAEAVSVILQVGSFKLTGKRIFKMAPLHHHFELSGWSEEKVVIRFWIIGIILAIITLSTLKIQ; encoded by the coding sequence ACGCGTAGATTATGGTTTCCTTAGAGTTTTTAGTTATGTTACCCTTCGGGCCATGATGGCGGGTCTCACTTCCATGTTTATCACCTTTCTTTTTGGAAAGGCTTTGATTTCCTTCCTTCTTTCCTTGAAGTTTCGAGAATCAGTCCGTAACGATGGACCGCAGTCTCATGCTGCCAAATCGGGAACTCCTACTATGGGAGGACTCATTATGATTCTCTCTCTGACCGTCTCCACTCTGTTATGGGGGAATCTCGCCAATTTAAATGTTTTGTTACTTCTAGTATCAGCCATTCTATTTGCAGGACTTGGTTTTACAGATGATTATATGAAGTCTGTGAAAAAAATCAAAGGGGGCATGAGGGCAAGAACCAAATTTCTTGTAACCATCTTCTTTGCAGTCTCCATTACAACGCTTTACTTTTACTTTACCGGAAAATCAAACTTGATCGCCACCAAAGGTGTTGTCTTTACCATCACGGATTTATTTTTACCGTTTGTAAAAGGTCCTGTTTGGAATTTAGGGTTTCTTGCTGTTCCCTTCGCCATCATCGTGTTAATTGGAAGCTCCCATGCAGTGAATCTTACCGATGGACTAGATGGTCTTGCTTCGGGGACTGTTGTGATTGCAACAGCTACCTTTGCTCTCATTTCTTATGTATCAGGAACTCCTTCTGCGGCAAACTATTTGCACATTCCTTACCTTCCGGGTTCCCATGAGTATGCGGTTTTCCTGGCAGGACTTTCCGGGGCTTTACTTGGATTCTTATGGTTCAATTGCCATCCAGCTCAAGTGTTTATGGGAGATACTGGTTCCTTATTTTTAGGCTCCACTCTTGGTCTTGTTGCCATTATGTTAAAAAAAGAAATCCTTCTTGTGATCCTGGGAGGTATCTTTGTTGCGGAAGCGGTAAGTGTAATCTTACAAGTGGGTTCATTCAAACTTACGGGAAAACGAATCTTTAAAATGGCCCCTTTACACCACCATTTTGAATTGTCTGGTTGGTCGGAAGAAAAAGTTGTGATTCGTTTTTGGATCATCGGAATCATTCTTGCTATCATTACCTTGTCTACTCTTAAGATTCAATAG
- the murC gene encoding UDP-N-acetylmuramate--L-alanine ligase, giving the protein MKGSILFLGIGGSGMSSLAHMALDLKLSVLGYDKKSSETTRYLEKRGATIQNNIEQIPLEGIEMVVYSSAINDKHKQVFDEIKKKNIPLKHRSEFMHLLVSNQKSISVAGSHGKTSTTTMVSQILTELGMDPTIMIGGDTSLLEKRGGKIGGGKFAVYESDESDGTFLGHKASIRLLTNIDNDHLDYYKTRERLEDAFFEYIAFGIEGDAVLYANDPGIRDVLIHKTKDIDFSKNFRLYLCMEKKDKESDWYLSLESKLRDQLVPVLYQIQEDVLEFEFLGFPTQSLQLPYPGIHYLTNGLVALVGAFVAGVSPDVSAGILSRYIGVKRRQEVLGIWNGVTVMDDYGHHPTEIAMVIRSLQNKLKSNGRLVVLFQPHRYTRTQLLLKELAESLSLAEILLILPIYSAGETSISGITHESFLPFLDTKNAEFLKGEMDLDLITIKSKLKKGDMLLCLGAGNVRDWGLQLLEDKSQL; this is encoded by the coding sequence ATGAAAGGTTCTATTTTATTTTTGGGAATTGGTGGGAGTGGGATGTCAAGCCTTGCCCACATGGCACTCGACTTAAAACTTTCAGTCCTTGGATATGACAAAAAAAGTTCTGAAACAACTCGGTATTTAGAAAAACGCGGAGCTACCATTCAAAATAATATCGAACAGATTCCACTAGAGGGAATTGAAATGGTTGTCTATAGTTCTGCAATTAATGATAAACACAAACAAGTGTTTGATGAGATAAAGAAGAAGAATATTCCTCTTAAACATAGATCCGAATTTATGCATCTTTTGGTTTCTAACCAAAAATCCATTTCTGTTGCAGGCAGCCATGGGAAAACATCTACTACAACCATGGTTTCCCAAATTCTTACGGAATTAGGAATGGATCCTACCATAATGATTGGCGGGGACACTAGTCTTTTAGAAAAACGTGGGGGAAAGATCGGAGGAGGAAAGTTTGCTGTATACGAATCAGATGAATCTGACGGAACTTTCCTTGGCCACAAAGCTTCCATACGTCTATTGACAAATATTGACAATGATCACTTGGACTATTACAAAACCAGGGAACGTTTAGAAGATGCATTTTTTGAATACATCGCTTTTGGCATAGAAGGGGATGCAGTCTTGTATGCCAATGATCCAGGGATTCGGGATGTTCTTATTCATAAAACAAAGGACATCGATTTTTCAAAAAACTTTCGGCTCTATCTTTGTATGGAAAAAAAAGATAAAGAGTCTGATTGGTATCTTTCTTTAGAATCGAAACTTCGAGACCAACTGGTTCCGGTTCTCTATCAAATTCAGGAAGATGTTTTGGAATTTGAATTTCTTGGATTTCCTACCCAATCTTTACAACTCCCTTATCCTGGAATTCACTATCTTACCAATGGCCTTGTGGCTCTTGTCGGTGCATTTGTAGCGGGAGTATCGCCCGATGTTTCGGCGGGAATTCTCTCTCGTTATATTGGTGTGAAACGAAGACAAGAGGTTCTTGGAATTTGGAATGGGGTCACTGTCATGGACGACTATGGACATCACCCGACAGAAATTGCAATGGTCATCCGTTCCTTACAGAATAAATTAAAATCGAACGGAAGGCTTGTGGTTCTTTTCCAACCGCATCGTTATACCCGCACGCAGTTGTTATTAAAAGAGCTGGCAGAGTCTCTTTCTCTTGCAGAAATTCTCTTAATCCTTCCCATTTATTCCGCTGGAGAAACATCCATTTCGGGAATCACTCACGAATCTTTTTTGCCATTCCTTGATACCAAGAATGCAGAATTTTTAAAAGGTGAAATGGATTTGGATTTAATTACTATCAAATCCAAATTAAAAAAAGGGGACATGTTACTTTGTTTAGGTGCAGGGAATGTAAGAGACTGGGGCCTTCAGTTATTAGAAGACAAATCTCAGTTATAG
- a CDS encoding ABC1 kinase family protein, whose amino-acid sequence MNSKQNRSASIYFFVIRTWFQYLLLTKIKRKIKSQPKYETLRIRFLKRKGKETKILFFRLGGVYIKIGQFVSNLFHVLPEEFLWELQDLQDKIPPRKFEDIDKRWIRDYGKSMNEIFTDLDKTSYASASTAQVHIGYYKEKKVAIKTLYPGIEEDAIRDLKTISRVLWMIDRFVFKISAKEVNEQLHSMIRAELDLRSELKNLKYTKQLFALEKDFHFPNPIDELCNKHTLVTEFVEGKKIYELDVLDSHTKKNPNLEKLVRAYILMIFEYRFFHADPHPGNLIFMETGELCFIDFGAVQSISEEETRILERILIGAMRKDYHLITESLFELGAVTESLSKEELIQIVKYSLEKLNRILDSTDHFRNIGLDTLRPAEDLRFLKEIQVSLKRLLSSLKLPPNFLSLHRVLALLLGNSSYLDPTRSMIDYAEKPFSQIVLKGSSLKKLWKDEGEEFITSLFSLPKELNEFLYKWNRGEFQTPDSTRKEELRLKEIFTFGGLGSIFFFFGMYYSEKLWKEPSILFYILSGLSFWSLAKSSLSYWKQK is encoded by the coding sequence ATGAATTCAAAACAAAACAGATCTGCTTCTATTTATTTTTTTGTGATCAGAACTTGGTTTCAGTATCTCTTATTAACTAAAATCAAACGAAAGATAAAGAGCCAACCCAAATACGAAACACTCCGAATCCGGTTTTTAAAACGAAAAGGGAAAGAAACCAAAATCCTCTTCTTTCGGTTAGGTGGAGTGTATATCAAAATTGGCCAATTTGTCAGTAACTTGTTTCATGTTTTACCAGAAGAATTTCTTTGGGAACTACAAGACTTACAAGATAAAATCCCTCCAAGGAAATTTGAGGACATCGACAAACGTTGGATTCGTGATTATGGAAAATCCATGAATGAGATTTTTACTGATTTGGACAAAACCTCCTATGCCAGTGCGTCAACCGCCCAAGTTCATATTGGTTACTACAAAGAGAAAAAAGTCGCAATCAAAACTCTATATCCTGGAATTGAAGAAGACGCCATCAGGGATTTAAAAACCATCTCAAGAGTACTTTGGATGATCGATCGTTTCGTATTTAAAATTTCTGCTAAAGAAGTGAATGAACAATTGCATTCCATGATTCGTGCAGAACTTGACCTTCGAAGTGAATTAAAAAATTTAAAGTATACCAAACAACTATTTGCTTTAGAAAAAGATTTTCATTTTCCAAATCCCATTGATGAACTTTGTAATAAACATACTTTAGTTACAGAATTTGTAGAAGGGAAAAAAATTTATGAATTGGATGTCTTGGATTCTCACACAAAGAAAAATCCGAATTTAGAAAAACTGGTTCGTGCTTATATCTTGATGATTTTCGAATACCGCTTCTTTCATGCAGACCCCCATCCTGGAAATTTAATTTTTATGGAAACAGGGGAACTTTGTTTTATTGATTTTGGTGCCGTCCAATCCATCTCTGAAGAAGAAACTCGCATTTTAGAACGAATTCTGATTGGTGCTATGCGAAAAGACTACCATCTCATCACAGAATCTTTATTTGAACTAGGAGCCGTAACCGAATCCTTATCTAAGGAAGAACTAATCCAAATTGTGAAATATTCTCTAGAGAAACTAAATCGAATTTTAGATTCCACTGACCATTTTCGGAATATTGGTTTGGATACACTTCGTCCTGCCGAAGACCTTCGATTTTTAAAAGAAATCCAAGTGAGTTTAAAACGCCTTCTTTCAAGCCTAAAACTTCCACCCAATTTTCTTAGTCTTCACCGTGTTCTTGCATTGTTACTTGGTAACTCATCTTATTTGGACCCAACAAGGTCTATGATCGATTATGCCGAAAAACCTTTTTCACAAATCGTTTTGAAAGGAAGTTCCTTAAAAAAACTTTGGAAGGATGAAGGAGAAGAATTCATCACGAGCCTCTTTTCCTTACCTAAAGAGCTGAACGAATTTCTATACAAATGGAACCGAGGAGAGTTCCAAACCCCCGATTCGACAAGAAAAGAGGAGTTACGTCTGAAAGAGATTTTTACCTTTGGAGGTCTCGGTTCGATATTTTTCTTTTTCGGAATGTATTATTCGGAAAAATTATGGAAAGAACCAAGCATATTATTTTATATACTATCAGGACTTAGTTTTTGGTCATTAGCCAAATCTAGTCTAAGTTATTGGAAACAAAAATAA
- a CDS encoding UDP-N-acetylglucosamine--N-acetylmuramyl-(pentapeptide) pyrophosphoryl-undecaprenol N-acetylglucosamine transferase translates to MSGSVLIAAGGTGGHISPGVALAEVLAEKISTFGFDAVYLHSLVRNKDNPDLLNPPCLVLWHNVPQLGGLRTLVYPLLFLYPFLKTILLFHKLKVKAVIGMGGYSSLPAILYAILFRKKLYLCEQNCVPGKITRIFAKFSEKIAFSFPLAEEYSITGKTIGNPIRKRVIPVTLNIRQNENLHEGKKNTVNVLVLGGSQGARQLNQMILKAMENPDIANKYKFRLLTGTSLYEETKRKSVGNAEIISYANDMKPNYEWANIVVARSGAGVLAECLVFGLPMILIPYPYAADNHQKENANYIESQGAAVTIHSTSEDPTRLVQILLGWKDHSEILREMGHTSLALSNVNAAYQTVSYFFH, encoded by the coding sequence ATGAGTGGATCCGTATTAATTGCAGCTGGTGGAACCGGTGGACATATATCACCAGGAGTGGCACTTGCCGAAGTTTTGGCAGAAAAGATATCCACATTTGGATTTGATGCGGTCTATCTGCATTCTCTTGTGCGTAACAAAGACAATCCCGACCTTTTAAATCCGCCGTGTCTTGTTCTTTGGCATAATGTTCCACAGTTAGGTGGCCTACGAACATTAGTGTATCCACTTTTATTTTTGTATCCTTTTTTAAAAACCATCCTCCTTTTTCATAAGTTAAAAGTGAAGGCAGTGATTGGAATGGGAGGGTATTCTAGCCTTCCTGCCATCCTCTATGCCATTTTATTTAGAAAGAAATTATATCTTTGCGAACAAAATTGTGTGCCAGGAAAAATTACACGAATCTTTGCTAAATTTTCTGAAAAGATTGCCTTTAGTTTTCCCTTAGCGGAAGAATATTCCATTACCGGAAAGACGATTGGAAACCCCATCCGCAAACGTGTGATCCCAGTAACCTTAAACATCCGGCAAAATGAAAACTTGCACGAAGGAAAAAAGAATACTGTGAATGTTCTTGTTCTTGGAGGATCCCAAGGGGCAAGGCAACTCAACCAAATGATTCTAAAAGCGATGGAAAATCCCGATATAGCAAATAAGTATAAATTCCGTCTGTTGACTGGAACTTCTTTGTATGAAGAAACCAAACGTAAATCAGTTGGGAATGCAGAAATCATTTCTTATGCGAATGATATGAAACCCAATTATGAATGGGCAAATATCGTCGTCGCAAGGTCAGGTGCGGGAGTTCTTGCTGAATGTTTGGTTTTTGGTCTTCCTATGATTCTCATTCCTTATCCTTATGCCGCAGACAACCACCAAAAGGAAAATGCAAATTATATAGAATCACAAGGTGCTGCAGTGACAATTCATTCCACTTCGGAAGATCCAACAAGACTTGTGCAGATTTTACTTGGATGGAAAGACCACTCGGAGATTCTTCGAGAAATGGGACATACCTCCTTAGCACTTTCTAATGTAAATGCCGCTTACCAAACGGTTTCCTATTTTTTTCATTAA
- the purE gene encoding 5-(carboxyamino)imidazole ribonucleotide mutase, with protein sequence MPTNLPKVAVIMGSHSDWETMREACDILTEFGIPFEKEIVSAHRSPERMVEFAKLAKQNGFGVIIAGAGGAAHLPGMTAALTTLPVLGVPVQSKALNGMDSLLSIVQMPKGVPVATLAIGTSGAANAGLLAVRILSLLDPTLHKKLESYADNNRKLALSKNDQLL encoded by the coding sequence ATGCCTACAAATCTACCAAAAGTAGCTGTCATTATGGGTTCCCATTCCGATTGGGAAACTATGAGGGAAGCCTGCGATATTTTGACAGAGTTTGGAATTCCTTTTGAAAAAGAAATTGTTTCAGCGCATCGTTCCCCCGAACGAATGGTCGAGTTTGCAAAATTGGCAAAACAAAATGGATTTGGCGTAATCATTGCCGGTGCCGGTGGTGCCGCCCATTTACCGGGAATGACAGCAGCCCTCACCACATTGCCAGTATTAGGTGTTCCTGTGCAATCCAAAGCACTGAATGGAATGGATAGTTTATTATCGATTGTGCAGATGCCCAAAGGAGTCCCTGTTGCCACATTAGCGATTGGAACGAGTGGTGCCGCCAACGCAGGTTTACTTGCTGTACGCATTTTATCTTTACTCGACCCGACACTACACAAAAAATTAGAATCTTATGCAGACAACAATCGTAAGTTAGCACTTTCTAAAAATGACCAACTCCTCTAA
- a CDS encoding FtsW/RodA/SpoVE family cell cycle protein, with product MEIYRSIQNLFRFGNSRFDGPVLYGIFFLFGMGIVIMYSASVIPAEREFSDPNYYLNKQLLWGTLGVIIFLVFSQIPYQFLVKWSFVFSVLSLLLLISVFIPGLGKSVGTSYGRSFNRWIQIGGVQIQPSEFSKISILLFSSYFFYNFDFKKVKWDRKKIVSVLLIFATLVLIVIEPAFGTTIELLLVLFFFVLLAGFPMKRLFILGASVLPLLVVLVTQVGYRKKRLEIWLDPYKFRFDEGHQLVTSFRAFFDGGSFGRPVGSGYAHRYLAYSHTDFVMASFVEDFGFLGFLLFLTVVIFLFIRIYFLLQRLKDKLGFFLGSGILILFGFQTILNLFVVTGIVPVTGISLPFLSYGGSSLITIFILFGILANITSKENLVL from the coding sequence ATGGAAATTTACAGGTCAATACAAAACCTCTTTCGATTTGGAAACTCGAGGTTTGATGGACCTGTCTTGTATGGAATTTTTTTTCTATTTGGAATGGGCATTGTCATTATGTACAGTGCCTCTGTTATTCCCGCCGAACGTGAATTTTCCGATCCTAATTACTATTTAAACAAACAATTGTTATGGGGAACTCTTGGAGTAATTATTTTTTTGGTTTTTAGCCAAATTCCTTACCAATTTCTTGTGAAGTGGTCGTTTGTTTTTTCTGTTCTTAGTTTGTTATTACTCATTTCGGTATTTATTCCTGGCCTCGGAAAATCAGTAGGTACGAGTTATGGAAGGAGTTTTAATCGTTGGATCCAAATTGGAGGAGTCCAAATCCAACCTTCCGAATTTTCAAAGATTAGTATTTTACTTTTTTCTTCTTATTTCTTTTATAACTTTGATTTTAAAAAAGTAAAATGGGACAGAAAGAAAATTGTATCTGTCTTATTGATTTTTGCCACATTAGTGCTGATTGTGATCGAACCTGCCTTTGGAACAACTATTGAGCTTCTACTTGTTTTATTTTTCTTTGTTCTACTTGCAGGTTTTCCTATGAAACGTCTTTTCATTTTGGGAGCTTCGGTTTTGCCTCTGCTTGTAGTTCTTGTGACCCAAGTGGGATATCGTAAAAAACGTTTAGAGATTTGGCTTGATCCTTATAAATTTCGATTTGATGAAGGCCACCAGTTAGTGACAAGTTTTCGTGCCTTCTTTGATGGAGGGAGTTTTGGTCGTCCCGTAGGTTCAGGTTATGCCCACAGGTATTTGGCCTATAGCCATACTGACTTTGTGATGGCCTCTTTTGTGGAAGATTTTGGATTTTTGGGGTTTTTGTTATTTCTGACCGTAGTGATTTTTCTATTTATTAGAATCTATTTTTTACTGCAGCGTTTAAAGGACAAACTAGGATTCTTTTTAGGTTCAGGGATACTCATCCTTTTTGGATTCCAAACCATTTTGAATCTTTTTGTTGTGACAGGGATTGTTCCTGTTACTGGAATTTCGTTACCTTTTTTAAGTTATGGAGGATCCTCTCTTATAACAATTTTTATCCTATTCGGAATTCTTGCCAACATCACTAGTAAAGAGAATTTGGTATTATGA
- a CDS encoding UDP-N-acetylmuramoyl-tripeptide--D-alanyl-D-alanine ligase: protein MIAPFEYSLSTILSLFSKDQDWKRTDNPTFRWITTSSGEIKPGSLFVPLRGTRDGHEFIPDALSKGAHAFLCERNHPILKKLSVADQAKAILVSDCLLALGVLSRYHRKRFNPIILAVTGSSGKTTTKDLLGGLFGFLNHKSLVVTEKNYNNEIGLPFTLFRITEETRVVICELGMNHRGEIKRLSLIAEPTHALITNIGSAHIENLKTREAIADEKIDIISGMLENSVLFVPDDLEFLNRAKLRSKKQNIKLVVWNHKEKPNLKIKKTETNGFRLEWKGKEIHWKLPGTKLLSNVRGMLAVGTYFQIDPEQIANTIQNYKSPDKRLNINKGYFTIIDDCYNANPESMLSSIGAAEQFAGDKPIVWILGSMKELGKFSKYYHEEVGKEIQRIGKGILLGFGEETKPMVKKVPGAQCFTEVEELIQFVKSTVPKKTVLLVKGSRSMKMERIVLALETFKG, encoded by the coding sequence ATGATCGCACCATTTGAATATTCCCTGTCAACTATTCTAAGTTTGTTTTCCAAAGACCAGGATTGGAAACGGACAGACAATCCTACCTTCCGATGGATCACAACCTCTTCTGGCGAAATCAAACCAGGGTCATTGTTTGTCCCGCTACGAGGGACAAGAGACGGTCATGAATTTATACCAGATGCCTTATCCAAAGGGGCACATGCTTTTCTTTGCGAAAGAAATCATCCCATTTTAAAAAAGTTATCCGTTGCTGATCAAGCTAAGGCAATTTTAGTTTCTGATTGTTTGCTCGCACTCGGAGTCCTTTCTCGTTACCATCGAAAGAGATTTAATCCCATCATCCTTGCCGTGACTGGATCCTCAGGGAAAACAACCACTAAAGATTTGTTAGGAGGTCTGTTTGGTTTTTTAAATCACAAATCCCTTGTGGTGACTGAAAAGAACTATAACAATGAAATAGGACTTCCCTTTACTTTATTTCGGATTACAGAAGAGACTCGGGTTGTGATTTGTGAATTGGGAATGAACCATAGAGGGGAAATCAAACGACTCTCTCTCATTGCGGAACCCACGCATGCCCTCATCACCAACATTGGTTCGGCACATATTGAAAATCTCAAAACACGAGAAGCCATTGCTGACGAAAAAATTGATATCATTAGTGGAATGCTAGAAAATTCAGTGCTTTTTGTTCCTGATGATTTGGAGTTTCTAAATCGGGCAAAACTAAGATCCAAAAAACAAAACATAAAACTTGTGGTTTGGAATCATAAAGAAAAACCGAATCTAAAAATAAAGAAAACTGAAACAAATGGATTTCGACTGGAGTGGAAAGGAAAAGAGATCCATTGGAAACTTCCCGGCACAAAACTCCTCAGCAATGTGAGAGGAATGTTAGCTGTGGGAACATATTTTCAAATCGACCCAGAGCAAATTGCAAATACAATTCAAAATTACAAAAGCCCTGACAAACGACTAAATATTAACAAGGGATACTTTACCATCATCGATGATTGTTATAATGCCAATCCTGAATCCATGTTGTCGAGTATTGGGGCTGCAGAACAGTTTGCGGGGGATAAACCAATTGTTTGGATCCTAGGTTCAATGAAGGAACTTGGTAAGTTTTCCAAATACTATCATGAAGAGGTAGGAAAAGAAATCCAAAGAATCGGAAAAGGTATCTTACTTGGGTTTGGCGAAGAAACAAAACCTATGGTTAAAAAAGTTCCGGGAGCTCAATGTTTTACAGAAGTGGAAGAACTCATTCAATTTGTGAAATCTACTGTTCCTAAAAAAACTGTTTTACTCGTGAAGGGATCAAGGTCTATGAAAATGGAAAGAATTGTATTGGCCCTAGAAACATTTAAGGGTTGA
- a CDS encoding 5-(carboxyamino)imidazole ribonucleotide synthase, producing MTNSSKDNQNLKIGVLGSGQLGQMMCLEALPLGYDFFCYSPDKDSPSEKAGAVATVGFYEDLASLKIFLSKIDVLSFEFENIPKSTLEYLESQTKQIQIFPPPKALVIAQDRYLEKTHFRKLGFRTASFFHLTENTSKIEINIPYPWIIKTLRFGYDGKGQVKVNDVSEYKNFLDRAFASGNEEYLVEEVIPFQKEISIILTRFQNGEIVCYGAVENEHKNHILDLSIYPARIPTGLNLEATEMACKLAESLDYVGTMGVEFFLKENHIYLNEFAPRPHNTGHFTQDCQSFSQFHLHVSAISGNLPPTDVRPKPTLMKNILGNEYKESLVIARSLLKDDRYQLHLYGKKDAKIGRKMGHINFKGNLEEVNPRFHDL from the coding sequence ATGACCAACTCCTCTAAAGATAATCAAAATTTAAAAATCGGTGTTTTGGGTTCGGGCCAACTCGGACAAATGATGTGTTTAGAGGCCCTTCCCCTTGGTTATGATTTTTTTTGTTATTCACCAGATAAGGACTCTCCTTCTGAAAAGGCTGGTGCGGTAGCGACCGTTGGTTTTTATGAAGACTTAGCCAGTTTAAAAATATTTCTTTCTAAAATAGATGTTTTGAGTTTCGAATTTGAAAATATTCCCAAATCCACTTTAGAGTATTTGGAATCACAAACAAAACAGATTCAAATTTTTCCGCCGCCAAAAGCCCTAGTCATTGCCCAAGACCGATATTTAGAAAAAACCCACTTTCGTAAGTTAGGTTTTCGCACAGCCAGTTTTTTCCACCTAACAGAAAACACATCAAAAATAGAGATTAACATTCCCTATCCTTGGATCATCAAAACACTACGTTTTGGGTATGATGGAAAGGGTCAGGTCAAAGTAAACGATGTGAGCGAATACAAAAATTTTTTAGACAGAGCCTTTGCCAGTGGAAATGAAGAGTATTTAGTTGAGGAAGTAATTCCTTTTCAAAAGGAAATAAGTATCATCCTCACTCGGTTTCAAAATGGGGAAATTGTTTGTTATGGAGCTGTAGAAAACGAACACAAAAATCATATTTTGGATCTTTCTATCTATCCTGCACGAATTCCAACAGGCTTAAATTTGGAGGCTACTGAGATGGCTTGCAAACTTGCCGAATCTTTGGACTATGTGGGAACGATGGGTGTAGAATTCTTTTTGAAAGAAAACCATATTTATTTAAATGAATTTGCGCCGAGACCTCACAACACGGGACATTTCACTCAAGACTGTCAAAGTTTTTCTCAATTTCATTTACATGTTTCTGCAATTTCCGGAAATCTTCCGCCAACAGATGTTAGGCCAAAACCTACGTTAATGAAAAATATCTTAGGGAATGAATACAAAGAGAGTTTGGTAATAGCTCGTTCTCTTCTAAAAGATGATAGGTACCAATTGCATCTTTATGGAAAAAAGGATGCAAAAATAGGAAGAAAGATGGGTCATATAAACTTTAAAGGAAATTTAGAAGAGGTAAATCCCCGCTTTCATGATCTATAA
- a CDS encoding Gfo/Idh/MocA family protein — translation MKRSKIKTILIGLGRICSSLEEDPFRKKPCTHMGVLASEWGKDRFEFVLGLDTKSEKCESFQSFWKEKTEIISSDPTKVTLPKSIQLAVISTPSAYHEEWAKHCIRQGIPNLLIEKPVALTESGAKRIQKLAKKNNTRIWINHERRYHPSYQYVRDQLTTGKLGNLKSLRASVFTSAKNPGLAFSKLGGGPLLHDGTHAVDLIHWILGKPKLVDAKLESPKKNSIESRAVAWFRSKSGVDVFLDVAGERDYFQFELDIHTDTHRIICSNDGFQFYQSETSKLYKGFRSLVPYLPPQFPKPETANAFIGIYDEIFQVIMGNKNTMEGTLSDNIEILNLIESIYRRKQ, via the coding sequence ATGAAACGATCCAAAATCAAAACCATCCTGATTGGCCTAGGACGGATTTGTTCCAGTTTAGAGGAGGATCCATTTCGTAAAAAACCCTGCACCCATATGGGGGTATTGGCCTCAGAATGGGGAAAAGATCGGTTCGAATTTGTTTTGGGGTTAGATACCAAGTCTGAAAAATGCGAATCATTCCAATCCTTTTGGAAGGAAAAAACCGAAATCATAAGCTCTGATCCCACAAAAGTTACGCTACCAAAATCGATCCAATTAGCTGTGATTTCCACCCCGAGTGCCTACCATGAAGAATGGGCCAAACACTGCATTCGCCAAGGGATCCCAAACCTCCTCATTGAAAAGCCTGTGGCTCTCACTGAATCTGGGGCCAAACGAATTCAAAAACTCGCAAAAAAAAACAATACTCGAATATGGATCAATCATGAAAGGCGATACCACCCAAGTTACCAATATGTAAGAGACCAACTAACAACTGGAAAATTGGGGAACCTGAAATCCCTTCGTGCCTCAGTATTTACCTCAGCAAAAAATCCAGGTCTTGCATTTTCAAAACTAGGTGGAGGACCTTTACTTCATGACGGGACACATGCGGTAGATCTGATCCATTGGATTCTCGGAAAACCAAAGTTAGTGGATGCGAAATTAGAAAGTCCTAAAAAGAATTCCATCGAATCAAGAGCTGTGGCCTGGTTCCGAAGCAAATCAGGTGTAGATGTTTTTTTAGATGTAGCGGGCGAAAGAGACTATTTTCAATTTGAACTCGACATCCATACAGACACTCATAGAATTATTTGTTCCAATGATGGTTTTCAGTTTTATCAATCAGAAACATCAAAATTGTACAAAGGATTTCGAAGTTTAGTTCCCTATCTTCCACCTCAGTTTCCAAAGCCAGAAACAGCAAACGCGTTTATCGGAATTTATGATGAAATCTTTCAAGTGATTATGGGGAATAAAAATACGATGGAAGGGACTCTTTCTGACAATATCGAGATTCTAAACTTGATAGAATCAATTTACAGGCGAAAACAATGA